The proteins below come from a single Candidatus Omnitrophota bacterium genomic window:
- a CDS encoding DegT/DnrJ/EryC1/StrS family aminotransferase, whose translation MAKLAINSGRPVRTKPWLGNITTGKEERRAVLKVLKRGQFSLFEGSYKPDPPFSFWGGPWVRRLEKIWAEYYGIKYAISMNSATSGLYAAIGALELGYGDEVIVSPYTMSACAACALIYGAIPIFADVELDTGCLKPESIEEKITPRTKAILVVHQFGIPADMSGILKIAKKHNLKIIEDCAQAHGAKYREQYVGTFGDIGIFSLNVNKTIQTGEGGVCVTNNRELAYRLALIRNHGEAVVDNAGYKNIVNIVGFNFRLTELQAAIGIEQLKKLNNFNKIRLGLVEYLNCNLNKFDCFITPKERKNCYSTYYVYPLRYLSEKYNVKREKIIDLMNAEGVKFSAGYTKPLYLQPLYRQKKAFKNGYPWSALENKNIKTNYFKGTCPNAEKLHFEQMMINEYVRMPHRKSDMRDIAIGIEKIITLLERKYR comes from the coding sequence ATGGCAAAATTAGCTATCAATAGTGGTAGGCCGGTTCGCACAAAGCCCTGGCTTGGTAATATTACTACAGGCAAAGAGGAGAGGCGCGCTGTATTAAAAGTGCTTAAAAGGGGACAGTTTTCTTTATTTGAAGGGTCCTATAAACCCGACCCGCCTTTTAGTTTTTGGGGGGGACCATGGGTTCGTAGGCTAGAGAAAATATGGGCAGAATACTATGGCATAAAGTATGCTATTTCCATGAATAGCGCAACTTCCGGGCTTTATGCGGCAATTGGGGCACTTGAGTTAGGATACGGGGATGAGGTTATCGTTTCGCCTTATACAATGTCTGCCTGCGCAGCCTGTGCATTGATTTATGGAGCAATCCCGATTTTTGCGGATGTTGAGTTAGACACAGGTTGCTTAAAGCCGGAATCCATCGAAGAAAAAATAACACCTAGGACAAAAGCGATATTAGTTGTGCATCAATTCGGCATTCCCGCAGATATGTCTGGGATTCTTAAAATAGCAAAAAAACATAATTTAAAAATCATTGAAGACTGCGCTCAGGCGCATGGAGCAAAATATAGAGAGCAATATGTAGGAACTTTTGGAGATATTGGTATTTTTAGTTTAAATGTAAATAAAACAATACAGACAGGGGAGGGTGGAGTTTGTGTAACGAACAATCGGGAACTCGCTTACCGGTTAGCATTAATAAGAAATCATGGAGAAGCCGTAGTTGATAACGCCGGTTACAAGAATATAGTTAATATAGTCGGTTTTAATTTTAGGCTAACAGAATTACAGGCGGCCATTGGTATTGAGCAATTAAAAAAGTTAAATAATTTCAATAAAATAAGACTAGGGTTAGTTGAATATTTAAATTGCAACCTTAATAAATTTGATTGTTTTATTACTCCGAAAGAAAGAAAGAATTGTTATAGTACATATTATGTTTATCCTTTGCGTTATCTATCGGAAAAATACAATGTAAAAAGGGAGAAAATAATTGATTTGATGAATGCTGAAGGGGTTAAGTTCTCTGCGGGATATACAAAGCCGCTCTATTTGCAGCCTTTATATCGGCAAAAGAAGGCATTCAAAAATGGTTACCCCTGGAGCGCCTTAGAAAATAAGAATATAAAGACAAATTATTTTAAAGGCACTTGCCCTAATGCGGAAAAACTGCACTTTGAACAGATGATGATAAACGAATATGTCAGAATGCCTCATCGTAAATCCGATATGCGGGATATTGCAATAGGCATAGAAAAAATCATAACTTTATTAGAAAGGAAATACAGATGA
- a CDS encoding Gfo/Idh/MocA family oxidoreductase translates to MKYKAAIIGTGKIAGLFDAPHNKDGAFTHAKVCRKNKNIDLEAACDKDIKKLNKFCRTWGIKDKYVNVDELLDNKKLDIILLCTPNRTHFTLAKKILQHTNRPRILLVEKPICLNKAELIKIKKMLADTCTKLIVNHTYRFHRGLQRVREIIKRGDFGKMLSIRAIYYGGLLNNGVHILDTLRMITGSEFRVISAEIGAKGRGNDFCVDAKLISLDYPDAKIFMESFPEEYYQLYEIEMRLESGRIRIMDFGENIFIDKVLINNSGEKELRNINKITMLKSESPLRNLFNKIIDYLADNDAAILSEIGIEEVSKTMVSLWEIRDRALKWQN, encoded by the coding sequence ATGAAATATAAAGCCGCTATTATAGGAACAGGAAAAATAGCAGGTTTGTTTGATGCCCCCCATAATAAAGATGGCGCTTTCACTCATGCTAAGGTATGCAGAAAGAATAAGAATATAGATTTAGAAGCAGCATGCGATAAAGATATTAAAAAACTGAATAAATTCTGCAGGACGTGGGGCATAAAAGATAAATATGTAAATGTGGATGAGCTTTTAGATAACAAGAAGTTAGACATAATTTTACTGTGTACCCCAAACCGCACTCATTTTACTTTAGCAAAAAAAATTTTGCAGCATACTAATCGTCCGCGAATCCTTCTTGTGGAAAAGCCAATATGCTTAAATAAAGCAGAATTAATTAAGATTAAAAAAATGTTGGCAGACACTTGCACTAAACTTATTGTTAACCACACCTACCGGTTCCATCGCGGGTTGCAAAGAGTAAGAGAAATAATAAAAAGAGGCGATTTTGGGAAGATGCTGTCAATCCGCGCCATATATTACGGCGGTTTATTAAATAACGGGGTACATATTTTGGATACCTTACGCATGATTACAGGTTCAGAATTCAGGGTGATTTCAGCTGAAATCGGCGCTAAGGGTAGAGGAAATGATTTCTGTGTGGATGCCAAGTTGATATCCCTGGATTATCCAGATGCAAAAATTTTTATGGAAAGTTTTCCAGAAGAATATTATCAGCTATATGAGATAGAAATGAGGCTTGAATCCGGCCGAATAAGAATTATGGATTTCGGGGAAAATATTTTTATAGATAAAGTTTTAATAAACAACTCAGGCGAAAAAGAATTAAGAAATATTAATAAAATCACCATGTTAAAGAGCGAATCTCCCCTTAGGAATTTATTTAATAAGATTATAGATTATCTTGCGGATAATGACGCAGCTATATTGTCCGAAATTGGAATCGAAGAAGTAAGTAAAACAATGGTGTCTTTATGGGAAATAAGAGATAGGGCATTGAAATGGCAAAATTAG
- a CDS encoding glycosyltransferase family protein, whose amino-acid sequence MKDKGLKIVAVICVRMNSERLPGKVMIDIIGKPILGYLVERVMMSELIDEIVVATSLNPENNVIEAYCQKIGVACFRGSEEDVLDRILNALKTYDADIGVEIFGDGPLVDPEIIDNMIKFYIENMDKYDFVSNDLKTTFPSGAEVEVYSTSTLEDASERAVSPDVREHGTLYIRQHPKRYRLHNIEAPPQLYCPDIAIELDTKEDFIIIKAVIENLYPVSPNFTIHDVIKFLQKHPELIATNKNIYRRWKQYRKDEI is encoded by the coding sequence ATGAAAGATAAGGGTCTTAAGATAGTTGCTGTTATTTGTGTAAGAATGAATTCAGAGAGACTCCCCGGTAAAGTTATGATAGATATTATAGGAAAACCTATATTGGGGTATTTAGTAGAAAGAGTAATGATGTCCGAATTAATTGATGAGATAGTCGTTGCCACCTCCTTGAATCCCGAGAACAATGTCATTGAAGCCTATTGTCAAAAAATAGGAGTAGCCTGTTTCAGGGGAAGCGAGGAGGATGTTCTGGATAGGATACTCAATGCATTAAAAACTTATGATGCAGATATAGGCGTAGAAATATTCGGTGACGGGCCGCTTGTTGACCCGGAAATTATCGATAATATGATTAAGTTTTATATTGAAAATATGGATAAATATGATTTTGTAAGTAATGATTTAAAGACCACTTTTCCTTCCGGCGCAGAGGTCGAGGTTTATTCAACAAGTACTTTAGAGGATGCTTCAGAAAGAGCAGTTTCCCCCGATGTGAGAGAACACGGGACATTATATATCAGGCAGCACCCTAAGCGTTACCGTCTTCATAATATTGAGGCCCCGCCCCAATTATACTGTCCAGATATAGCGATTGAGTTGGATACAAAGGAAGATTTTATAATTATCAAGGCCGTCATTGAGAACTTATACCCGGTTAGTCCAAATTTTACAATTCACGATGTAATTAAATTTTTACAGAAACATCCCGAGTTGATTGCAACAAATAAGAATATTTACCGACGCTGGAAGCAATATCGTAAAGATGAAATATAA
- a CDS encoding N-acetylneuraminate synthase family protein — MSSGGKVIVIAEIGENHLGDIGLAKRMIKEAASAGADYVKFQSYKPENFSKDDPEYGWFKRVHISDEAHFSLKEYAQMCRVKFLSSPFSLERARFLCEGLGLKEIKIASGMMLNLSLLDYVNEHADTVFLSTGMANITEIKKSLSHLNKVRKCYILHCVTQYPCKDMEANVSAVRTLQKEFPEYEIGYSDHTIGELACLIAVALGARVIEKHFTFDKACKDGTDHILSVTPSELKSLISNITITQQLLGDENKVPRRSEEEIKEFVRNRFI, encoded by the coding sequence GAGTAGCGGTGGAAAGGTTATTGTAATCGCTGAAATAGGGGAAAACCATTTGGGCGATATAGGATTGGCCAAAAGGATGATTAAAGAAGCGGCTTCCGCCGGAGCGGATTATGTAAAATTCCAGTCCTATAAGCCGGAAAACTTCAGTAAAGACGACCCGGAATACGGCTGGTTTAAAAGGGTGCATATTTCAGATGAAGCGCATTTTTCGCTGAAGGAATACGCCCAGATGTGCAGAGTTAAATTCTTAAGTTCCCCCTTTAGCCTGGAAAGAGCCAGGTTTCTTTGCGAGGGGTTAGGGCTTAAGGAGATAAAGATTGCTTCAGGAATGATGCTTAATCTTTCTTTGCTTGATTACGTAAATGAGCATGCCGATACCGTATTTTTATCCACGGGTATGGCGAATATTACGGAAATAAAGAAATCTCTTTCTCATTTAAATAAAGTAAGGAAATGCTATATTTTGCATTGCGTAACTCAATATCCCTGCAAAGATATGGAGGCAAATGTATCCGCGGTAAGGACGCTGCAAAAGGAATTTCCAGAATATGAAATAGGTTATTCTGACCATACAATCGGTGAACTCGCATGTCTTATTGCCGTGGCATTAGGCGCAAGAGTAATTGAGAAACATTTTACTTTCGATAAGGCATGTAAAGATGGCACTGACCATATACTTTCAGTTACCCCAAGTGAGTTAAAAAGTTTAATTAGTAACATTACGATAACACAACAGTTATTAGGTGACGAAAATAAAGTTCCCAGGAGAAGCGAAGAAGAGATAAAAGAATTTGTGAGAAACAGATTTATATAA